From Verrucomicrobiia bacterium, the proteins below share one genomic window:
- a CDS encoding sigma-54-dependent Fis family transcriptional regulator, producing MSAPTGRILIADDQADVLAALRLLFKGEGYEIETVSSPAAVLRALEERDFDALLMDLNYSRDTTSGQEGLDLLARLQALDPAPAVAVMTAWSSIDLAVEAMRRGAQDFVQKPWENARLVTIVRNLVALRRSRRQSERLQAENEILRGVRPVLIAESPAMRPVLDLIERVGPSSANVLITGENGTGKGVVARALHAASSRAAKSLVTVNMGGITEALFESELFGHVKGAFTDARTDRVGRIELAEGGTLFLDEIANLPLGQQAKLLRVLETGEFERVGSSRTQKADVRLISATNADPRREVETGRFRQDLLFRLNTIEIHLPPLRERTEDIPLLADHGLREHARRYRKEIAGFDDAALQALRNYPWPGNVRELEHAVERGVLMCRGDRIQAADLGLRPARDAEPRLEDLSLEDVERLMIRKAMARFDGSAQKAAEALGLSRSAFYRRLEKYQL from the coding sequence ATGTCCGCGCCGACCGGCCGCATCCTGATCGCCGATGACCAGGCCGATGTCCTCGCCGCGCTCCGTCTCCTCTTCAAGGGCGAAGGCTACGAAATCGAGACCGTCTCCTCCCCGGCCGCCGTCCTTCGAGCCCTCGAGGAACGCGATTTCGATGCGCTCCTCATGGATCTCAACTACAGCCGCGACACCACGTCCGGCCAGGAGGGACTCGATCTGCTGGCCCGCCTCCAGGCCCTCGATCCCGCCCCGGCCGTGGCCGTGATGACGGCCTGGAGTTCCATCGATCTGGCGGTCGAAGCCATGCGCCGCGGCGCCCAGGACTTCGTCCAGAAGCCCTGGGAAAACGCCCGCCTCGTCACCATCGTCCGCAACCTCGTCGCCCTCCGTCGTTCCCGCCGCCAGAGCGAACGACTCCAGGCCGAAAACGAAATCCTTCGCGGCGTCCGACCCGTCCTCATCGCCGAGTCGCCCGCCATGCGCCCCGTCCTCGACCTCATCGAACGGGTCGGTCCCTCGTCCGCCAACGTCCTCATCACCGGCGAAAACGGCACCGGCAAGGGCGTCGTCGCCCGCGCCCTCCACGCCGCCTCCAGCCGCGCCGCCAAGTCGCTGGTGACCGTGAACATGGGCGGCATCACCGAGGCCCTGTTCGAGAGCGAACTGTTCGGTCACGTGAAGGGCGCCTTCACCGACGCCCGCACCGACCGCGTCGGCCGCATCGAACTGGCAGAGGGCGGAACCCTCTTCCTCGACGAAATCGCCAACCTCCCCCTCGGTCAGCAGGCCAAACTCCTGCGCGTCCTCGAGACCGGCGAGTTCGAACGCGTCGGCTCCTCCCGCACCCAGAAGGCCGATGTCCGCCTCATCTCCGCCACCAACGCCGACCCGCGCCGCGAAGTCGAAACGGGCCGGTTCCGTCAGGACCTCCTCTTCCGGCTCAACACCATCGAGATCCACCTTCCCCCCCTTCGCGAACGCACCGAGGACATCCCGCTCCTCGCCGACCACGGCCTCCGCGAACACGCCCGCCGCTACCGCAAGGAAATCGCCGGCTTCGACGATGCCGCCCTCCAGGCCCTCCGAAACTACCCCTGGCCCGGCAATGTCCGTGAACTCGAACACGCCGTGGAACGTGGGGTCCTCATGTGCCGCGGCGATCGAATCCAGGCCGCCGACCTCGGACTCCGCCCCGCCCGGGACGCTGAACCGCGCCTCGAGGATCTGAGCCTCGAAGACGTCGAGCGCCTCATGATCCGCAAGGCCATGGCCCGCTTCGATGGCAGCGCCCAGAAGGCCGCCGAGGCCCTCGGTCTGAGCCGGAGCGCCTTCTACCGGCGTCTCGAAAAATACCAGCTCTAG
- a CDS encoding heparinase II/III family protein, whose product MKHGLRWYWHRLRAMGGAELRERLAQRWRQAADGRRVPDFSAVPVGEPASLSWPTLPVHETAPEVVREALAQEAEAIRAGRWRLFGHLSITVHDPPRWFMDYAAGREVPTARPGFRLNHRELPRGTDIKPIWEISRWSELVRLAQAGWVLGEAEPAATCVRWLADWVRRNPPYLGWNWTSALEAGVRLLNFASIDALLEAAGTERSEIETLRQRILPAHVWYVWRHRSFGSSANNHLLGELAGLLVAETRWPALERWGGPVESLHRQWEAEVLRQFAPDGGNREQALHYQLFSWELCWAAWRALTAAGRPVSSQVEERLRRAADFFVTVQAPSDPWDYGDTDSATVTPWALDPTCSEREWWAWFSASASSPGLQWWLGDPPAPVEPPACVRTADDWLVYPESGQAICWSGDWLGRWDLSPLGLEPMAAHGHLDALHLSLWLRGVALVIDPGTGAYYGDTRLRSWLASWGAHNGPHVPGPAFNFPRRLGPFLWEQAHAVPTWRVSPEGGIDAGLQLPHGTVRRRVTRLSGGGRDGWQVDDVIEPGQGGCADLIRVCWQFAPGTRLEPEPNNPHRYLGERRGVPFTVGIDAAWRQVRFIPETTGTVAFPVEGDLLGLCSPEFRRVQSGPVLILTAKGTNPARYRTTFLAGHAPHMETPGPR is encoded by the coding sequence ATGAAGCACGGTTTGCGGTGGTACTGGCACCGGCTGCGGGCCATGGGAGGGGCGGAGTTGCGGGAACGCCTCGCGCAGCGGTGGCGTCAGGCGGCGGATGGCAGGAGGGTGCCGGATTTCAGCGCCGTGCCGGTAGGTGAGCCCGCTTCCTTGAGCTGGCCCACGTTGCCCGTGCACGAGACGGCGCCGGAAGTGGTCCGGGAGGCGTTGGCGCAGGAGGCTGAGGCGATTCGGGCCGGGCGATGGCGGCTGTTCGGTCATCTGTCCATCACGGTGCATGATCCGCCGCGCTGGTTCATGGATTACGCGGCGGGGCGCGAGGTGCCGACCGCCCGTCCCGGGTTCCGGCTGAACCACCGGGAACTGCCGCGCGGAACGGACATCAAACCGATCTGGGAGATCAGCCGCTGGAGCGAACTGGTGCGTCTCGCCCAGGCCGGCTGGGTGCTGGGCGAGGCGGAGCCGGCGGCGACGTGTGTGCGATGGCTGGCGGACTGGGTGCGGCGCAATCCACCCTACCTGGGCTGGAACTGGACCAGCGCGCTGGAGGCGGGCGTGCGGCTGTTGAACTTCGCGTCGATCGACGCGCTGCTGGAGGCGGCCGGGACGGAGCGATCGGAGATCGAGACGCTGCGACAACGCATCCTGCCCGCGCATGTGTGGTACGTGTGGCGGCACCGGTCCTTCGGCTCCTCGGCCAACAACCATCTGCTCGGGGAACTGGCGGGGTTGCTGGTGGCGGAAACCCGGTGGCCGGCCCTGGAACGTTGGGGCGGCCCGGTCGAGTCGCTGCACCGGCAATGGGAAGCCGAGGTGCTGCGGCAGTTCGCCCCCGACGGCGGCAATCGGGAACAGGCGCTGCATTACCAGTTGTTCTCCTGGGAACTCTGCTGGGCCGCCTGGCGCGCTCTCACCGCCGCCGGACGCCCGGTCTCCTCCCAGGTTGAGGAGCGACTGCGCCGGGCCGCGGATTTCTTTGTCACCGTGCAGGCGCCATCGGACCCCTGGGACTACGGCGATACCGACAGCGCCACCGTCACGCCCTGGGCCCTGGATCCGACCTGCTCCGAAAGGGAGTGGTGGGCGTGGTTCTCGGCGTCCGCCTCAAGCCCGGGCCTCCAATGGTGGCTGGGCGATCCGCCCGCGCCCGTCGAACCGCCGGCCTGTGTGCGGACCGCAGATGACTGGCTGGTTTATCCGGAGTCCGGCCAGGCGATCTGCTGGAGCGGGGACTGGCTGGGGCGGTGGGACCTGTCACCGCTGGGACTCGAACCCATGGCAGCCCACGGACATCTGGACGCGCTGCATCTGTCCCTATGGCTTCGGGGTGTGGCCCTGGTCATCGATCCCGGCACGGGCGCCTACTACGGCGATACCCGGTTGCGGTCCTGGCTGGCCTCCTGGGGGGCTCACAATGGACCGCATGTCCCGGGCCCAGCCTTCAACTTCCCGCGGCGCCTGGGTCCGTTCCTGTGGGAACAGGCGCATGCCGTTCCCACTTGGCGCGTCTCTCCGGAGGGCGGCATCGACGCCGGATTGCAGCTTCCCCACGGGACGGTCCGGCGACGCGTCACCCGCCTTTCAGGGGGTGGGCGGGACGGATGGCAGGTGGACGATGTGATTGAACCTGGCCAGGGCGGATGTGCTGACCTGATTCGGGTGTGCTGGCAGTTCGCGCCAGGAACCCGGCTGGAGCCGGAACCGAACAATCCCCACCGATACCTGGGGGAACGTCGGGGAGTGCCGTTCACAGTGGGCATCGATGCCGCCTGGCGGCAGGTGCGGTTCATTCCTGAAACCACCGGCACCGTGGCCTTTCCCGTCGAAGGCGACCTGCTCGGGCTCTGTTCGCCAGAGTTCCGCCGGGTGCAATCCGGTCCGGTGCTCATCCTGACCGCCAAGGGCACCAATCCGGCGCGCTACCGGACAACCTTCCTGGCCGGTCACGCGCCTCACATGGAGACACCGGGACCCCGGTGA
- a CDS encoding transposase, protein MRTPRITADPALPATYHCMSRVAGGLHLLDDSGKNKLLNILHHLARFCDIDIITFCMMSNHFHLLIRVPPKPLPDSIPDDVILAKLEDFYGPKATLPTLARAALNKGQPIPDDIRQAVLSRIADLSIFLQEFKQRFSRWYNRRHGHAGYLWGERFRGVWWRRLSQHHSLITAYIDLNPVRAGLVNDPKDYRFCGYAAALTGDKVIRRGIIGFLGAADWSVASAEYRLALYVIGGTSGRSDKRVLDPEAIRAELARGGELPLGQILRLRIRHMTDGVFLGSKEFVDQMWERHRDKFGKRRKSGARTIRGAPIPGLTVLRDLRVDAVG, encoded by the coding sequence ATGAGAACCCCACGCATCACGGCCGACCCCGCCCTCCCCGCCACCTACCATTGCATGTCCCGCGTCGCCGGCGGGCTCCATCTCCTCGACGACTCCGGCAAGAACAAGCTCCTTAACATCCTCCACCACCTCGCCCGCTTCTGCGACATCGACATCATCACCTTCTGCATGATGTCCAACCACTTCCACCTCCTCATCCGCGTCCCGCCCAAGCCCCTCCCGGACTCCATCCCGGACGACGTCATCCTCGCCAAACTCGAGGACTTCTACGGGCCCAAGGCCACCCTCCCCACCCTCGCCCGCGCCGCCCTCAACAAGGGCCAACCCATCCCCGACGACATCCGCCAGGCCGTCCTCTCCCGCATCGCCGACCTCTCCATCTTCCTCCAGGAGTTCAAACAACGCTTCTCCCGCTGGTACAACCGCCGTCACGGCCACGCCGGCTACCTTTGGGGCGAGCGCTTCCGCGGTGTCTGGTGGAGAAGACTGTCCCAGCACCACTCACTTATCACCGCCTACATCGACCTCAACCCCGTCCGCGCCGGCTTGGTCAACGATCCCAAGGACTACCGCTTCTGCGGCTACGCCGCCGCCCTCACCGGCGACAAGGTCATCCGCCGCGGAATCATCGGCTTTCTGGGCGCAGCCGACTGGAGCGTGGCGTCAGCAGAATATCGCCTGGCGCTTTACGTGATTGGTGGGACGTCGGGGCGGAGCGACAAGCGGGTGCTGGACCCGGAGGCGATCCGGGCGGAGCTGGCGCGGGGCGGGGAGTTGCCGCTGGGGCAGATCCTGCGGCTACGGATCCGGCACATGACCGACGGGGTGTTCCTGGGATCGAAGGAGTTCGTGGACCAGATGTGGGAGCGGCACCGGGACAAGTTCGGCAAGCGGCGCAAGAGCGGCGCCCGCACCATCCGGGGCGCTCCCATCCCTGGGCTGACCGTGTTACGCGATCTCCGTGTCGATGCGGTGGGGTAA
- a CDS encoding helix-turn-helix domain-containing protein has product MPYFQVLRARMILLAAQGVPNDEIATRLDTHREVVSQCRKRFFLERLRGLEELPRPGRPRAFPLGTGRPGQTPGL; this is encoded by the coding sequence TTGCCATACTTTCAAGTCCTCCGCGCCCGGATGATCCTCCTCGCCGCCCAAGGCGTCCCCAACGACGAGATCGCCACCCGCCTCGACACCCATCGCGAGGTGGTCAGCCAATGCCGCAAGCGCTTCTTTCTTGAGCGACTCCGCGGCCTCGAAGAACTGCCACGCCCGGGTCGGCCACGGGCTTTCCCCCTCGGAACTGGTCGTCCAGGTCAAACCCCGGGCCTGTGA
- a CDS encoding copper-binding protein, with product MGLGWAMVGCDRPAGEATAARHVHETRGEVREIAADRRTAVIRHDEIPGYMPRMTMDLNVRDTNELAGVQAGDVVTFRLLADDATHWIDNLRVVGRVHAPEDEGIDPEEAAFTLLPVRELNPGDLAPDVEFLDENGRVQRFSRLAGRAVAFSFIFTRCPLPDFCPLMNRSFAEARRLLRADSKAPTNWFFLSLSFDPEFDRPPVLRAYARGYRGADEDRWRFAVLGTNAIARLAPALDLRLIREQGSISHNLRTVVLDPQGRIHRQFDGNRWTARDLADALIEAAGKVKHTNP from the coding sequence GTGGGACTCGGCTGGGCGATGGTGGGCTGTGATCGACCAGCGGGAGAGGCGACTGCAGCGCGGCATGTTCACGAGACGCGTGGGGAGGTGCGGGAGATAGCGGCGGATCGCCGCACTGCGGTCATCCGGCACGACGAGATTCCGGGGTACATGCCGCGCATGACCATGGATCTGAACGTGCGCGATACGAACGAACTGGCGGGGGTTCAGGCGGGCGACGTGGTGACGTTCCGGCTGCTGGCCGACGACGCAACGCACTGGATTGACAACCTCCGGGTGGTCGGCCGGGTTCATGCACCAGAGGATGAGGGGATCGATCCGGAGGAGGCCGCCTTCACGCTGCTGCCCGTGCGCGAGTTGAACCCGGGCGATCTGGCGCCGGATGTCGAGTTTCTGGACGAGAACGGCCGGGTTCAACGGTTTTCGCGGCTTGCGGGCCGGGCGGTTGCATTCAGCTTCATTTTTACGCGTTGCCCTTTGCCGGACTTCTGTCCGTTGATGAACCGCAGTTTCGCGGAGGCGCGGCGCCTGCTTCGGGCCGATAGCAAGGCCCCGACGAACTGGTTCTTCCTTTCGCTCTCGTTTGATCCCGAATTCGACCGGCCGCCCGTTCTGCGGGCTTACGCCCGAGGATATCGGGGCGCCGATGAGGATCGGTGGCGGTTTGCCGTGCTCGGCACCAACGCCATCGCCCGGTTGGCACCGGCTCTCGATCTGCGGCTGATCCGAGAGCAGGGCAGCATCTCGCACAATCTCCGGACCGTGGTCCTTGATCCTCAAGGCCGCATTCACCGGCAGTTCGACGGCAATCGATGGACTGCCCGGGACCTGGCCGACGCCCTGATCGAAGCGGCCGGGAAGGTGAAGCACACCAATCCTTAG
- a CDS encoding heavy-metal-associated domain-containing protein, which yields MKRLHLVGLALGLAAAGAVVSGCGPGPQGAAFTDLGAVEGANAVWQVSVGGLHCDGCASGLRKELLRTEGVTGAQVHFGRSLAQVAVDTNRVTLEAVAKVIADAGYQMGAHQP from the coding sequence GTGAAACGATTGCATCTCGTGGGATTGGCATTGGGATTAGCGGCGGCAGGCGCGGTGGTGAGCGGATGCGGGCCCGGCCCGCAAGGGGCGGCGTTCACTGACCTGGGAGCAGTGGAGGGTGCCAACGCCGTCTGGCAGGTCAGTGTCGGCGGACTTCATTGTGACGGCTGCGCCAGCGGCCTGCGCAAGGAGCTGCTGCGCACCGAAGGGGTGACGGGAGCGCAGGTGCATTTCGGGCGATCGCTCGCCCAGGTGGCGGTGGACACCAACCGGGTGACGCTGGAAGCGGTTGCCAAGGTCATCGCCGACGCCGGCTATCAGATGGGGGCGCATCAGCCATGA
- a CDS encoding C-GCAxxG-C-C family protein, with protein MAPCPPEAWEYVPISPERAAEGTYRHYPGHGCMYAVFRGIVETWRETHGTSLQSFPYQMMDYGHGGVAGYGTLCGALNGAAAAVGLFEASQRVRDVLLVDLFKWYEHSSLPQHRPPDQPAVPVSVAGSVLCHASVARWCTVAQSNPYSSDRGERCRRLSADVTRHTVDLLNGNRSRPRRDLMVRDGSSDCMQCHAPKAPPATTVRTLMSCQSCHSVPAGHPDPSATVPARISLRLIP; from the coding sequence ATGGCCCCGTGCCCACCGGAAGCTTGGGAGTATGTCCCAATTAGCCCGGAACGTGCGGCGGAGGGCACCTATCGCCATTATCCCGGCCACGGCTGCATGTATGCGGTATTTCGAGGGATTGTGGAGACTTGGCGCGAAACCCACGGCACCTCCCTCCAATCGTTCCCCTACCAAATGATGGACTACGGCCATGGAGGGGTGGCGGGTTACGGAACGCTCTGCGGTGCCCTCAACGGGGCGGCGGCCGCGGTGGGTCTGTTCGAGGCCAGCCAGCGCGTCCGCGATGTCCTGCTCGTCGATCTGTTCAAGTGGTACGAACACTCGTCTCTGCCCCAGCACAGGCCCCCGGACCAACCGGCGGTTCCCGTCTCCGTTGCCGGATCCGTCCTTTGCCATGCCTCGGTTGCCCGTTGGTGCACGGTCGCGCAGTCCAACCCCTACTCGTCCGATCGAGGAGAACGCTGCCGCCGGCTCAGCGCCGACGTCACCCGCCACACTGTCGACTTGCTCAATGGCAATCGCAGCAGACCCCGGCGCGACCTCATGGTGCGGGACGGGTCCTCGGACTGCATGCAATGCCATGCGCCCAAGGCACCACCGGCGACCACGGTGCGCACCCTGATGTCCTGCCAGTCCTGTCATAGCGTCCCCGCAGGCCATCCGGATCCAAGCGCCACCGTTCCGGCGCGGATCTCGTTACGCCTGATCCCGTGA
- the radC gene encoding DNA repair protein RadC, protein MDRCAPDGRPSLPPPRVPGGPLYSMSILMRDTPEHERPRERLATLGPDTLRDSELIAILLRTGMAGVPVTTVAERLLHSFDHSLTRLAGSPLAHLRRIAGIGPEKAVTLKAAFELARRLSLEARRDTPLLDTPERVAELLREEFRLLEVETFYLILLNTRRRLILAERLTQGTLDTLLIHPREVFRRAITANASAIILAHNHPSGDPTPSEADVRATRDLIRAGQLLRMEVLDHIILGLRTTERPRDYVSLRELGYFAGP, encoded by the coding sequence ATGGATCGGTGCGCACCCGACGGCCGACCCTCACTTCCGCCGCCGAGGGTGCCGGGTGGGCCACTTTACTCCATGAGCATCCTCATGCGCGACACACCGGAACACGAACGCCCCCGCGAACGCCTGGCCACTCTCGGTCCGGACACGCTCCGGGACAGCGAACTCATCGCCATCCTCCTCCGCACGGGGATGGCCGGCGTGCCGGTCACCACCGTCGCGGAACGACTCCTTCACAGCTTCGACCATTCGCTCACCCGGCTCGCCGGTTCGCCGCTGGCCCATCTGCGCCGGATTGCCGGAATCGGTCCGGAGAAGGCCGTCACGCTCAAGGCCGCCTTCGAACTGGCCCGGCGCCTCTCGCTGGAGGCGCGCCGGGACACGCCCCTGCTCGATACCCCAGAACGCGTCGCGGAACTTCTTCGCGAGGAGTTCCGTCTCCTGGAGGTTGAGACCTTCTATCTCATCCTGCTGAACACGCGGCGTCGCCTGATTCTCGCCGAGCGCCTCACCCAGGGTACCCTCGACACACTTCTCATCCATCCGCGCGAAGTCTTTCGCCGCGCCATCACCGCCAACGCCTCCGCCATCATCCTCGCGCACAATCATCCCTCCGGCGATCCCACGCCGTCCGAGGCGGACGTCCGGGCGACCCGCGACCTCATCCGCGCCGGTCAACTTCTACGCATGGAGGTCCTCGACCACATCATCCTCGGACTTCGCACCACCGAACGGCCGCGCGATTATGTGTCGCTCCGCGAACTTGGCTACTTCGCCGGGCCCTGA
- a CDS encoding tryptophanase, which translates to MPHVRLFSGEPLPLEMHKVRIVQKLDLVPIERRLEAISEAGNNTFLLKNRDIYLDMLTDSGVNAMSDRQLAAMMESDDSYAGSTTFTKLEDKVREIFGKSHFLPVHQGRAAENILARVFVRPGTIVPMNYHFTTTKAHILLNGGSIEEIPVSEALDVASGFPFKGNLDIARLEALIRQHGAERIAFVRIETGTNLIGGQPHSLENLRQVRHVCDRHGLMLVFDASLLADNLHFIKMREDACRDRSIREITRDLADLCDIIYFSARKLGCARGGGICTSDREAYLKMRELVTLYEGFLTYGGMSIREIEAIAVGLEETMDENMINQGPQFIEYMVRELDRHGVPVITPAGGLGCHLDALRFLPHVPQTEYPAGALASALYLVSGVRGMERGTVSEQRDEQGRETLANMELLRLAVPRRVFTLSQLKYAVDRIVWLHRCRDLVGGLRFTEEPKLLRFFFGKLTATSPWQEQLVRRFRHDLGDSL; encoded by the coding sequence ATGCCCCACGTCAGACTCTTCTCCGGCGAACCCCTGCCGCTCGAAATGCACAAGGTCCGCATCGTGCAAAAACTGGACCTGGTGCCGATCGAACGGCGCCTCGAAGCGATCTCCGAGGCCGGCAACAACACCTTCCTGCTGAAGAACCGGGACATCTACCTGGACATGCTCACCGACAGCGGGGTGAACGCGATGAGCGACCGGCAGTTGGCCGCCATGATGGAGTCCGACGACAGCTACGCCGGCTCGACCACCTTCACCAAACTGGAGGACAAAGTCCGCGAGATCTTTGGCAAGAGCCATTTCCTGCCCGTCCACCAGGGCCGCGCCGCCGAGAACATCCTCGCCCGCGTCTTCGTCCGTCCCGGCACGATCGTGCCGATGAACTACCATTTCACCACCACCAAGGCGCACATCCTCCTCAACGGCGGCTCGATCGAGGAGATCCCGGTCTCCGAGGCGCTGGATGTGGCCAGCGGCTTTCCGTTCAAGGGAAATCTCGACATCGCACGCCTCGAAGCTCTGATCCGCCAGCACGGCGCCGAACGGATTGCATTCGTCCGGATCGAGACCGGCACCAATCTCATTGGAGGTCAGCCGCACTCGCTCGAAAACCTCCGCCAGGTCCGCCACGTTTGCGACCGCCACGGCCTGATGCTCGTCTTCGACGCCAGCCTTCTCGCGGATAACCTGCACTTCATCAAGATGCGCGAGGACGCCTGCCGCGATCGTTCGATCCGGGAGATCACTCGGGACCTCGCCGACCTGTGCGACATCATCTACTTCTCCGCACGCAAACTCGGCTGCGCCCGCGGTGGCGGCATTTGCACCAGCGACCGGGAAGCCTACCTCAAGATGCGGGAGCTGGTGACGCTCTACGAGGGCTTCCTCACCTACGGTGGCATGTCGATCCGCGAGATTGAGGCCATCGCAGTCGGCCTCGAGGAGACCATGGACGAGAACATGATCAACCAGGGCCCCCAGTTCATCGAGTACATGGTCCGCGAACTCGACCGCCACGGGGTGCCCGTGATCACTCCGGCAGGCGGCCTCGGCTGTCACCTCGACGCCCTCCGCTTCCTCCCCCATGTCCCTCAGACCGAATACCCGGCCGGTGCCCTGGCTTCCGCCCTGTATCTCGTGAGCGGTGTCCGTGGCATGGAACGTGGCACCGTCTCCGAGCAGCGTGACGAGCAGGGCCGCGAGACGCTGGCCAACATGGAACTCCTCCGCCTCGCCGTCCCCCGCCGGGTCTTCACGCTCTCCCAGCTCAAGTACGCCGTGGACCGCATCGTCTGGCTCCACCGCTGCCGCGACCTCGTTGGAGGCCTTCGTTTCACCGAGGAACCCAAGCTGCTGCGTTTCTTCTTCGGCAAGCTCACCGCCACGTCGCCGTGGCAGGAACAACTCGTCCGCCGCTTCCGCCACGACCTCGGGGACAGCCTCTGA